The following proteins come from a genomic window of Nostoc sp. TCL26-01:
- a CDS encoding M48 family metallopeptidase translates to MSLCKSPLIGLKADSFRHPLDLEATTSLKQIPGLDMIVRNLLGPMAEQVFYVENIASSILVGERQLPDLHKLLLEASKILDIEPPQLYVRQHPAPNAYTFAMRGKQPFVVLHTSLIDILTPAEIQAVIAHELGHLKCDHSVYLTPVNLLVLAAAVVPNVGTFVAQAIQTQLLEWVRCAEFTCDRAALLATQDPKVVMSVLMKLAGGSPTLAPQLNLDAFIAQARAYDDISNTEIGETLKAARTAQLTHPVPVLRAREIDRWASSQEYQSLLQNHGQKYTSEVAPKGGWRNW, encoded by the coding sequence ATGTCCTTGTGCAAATCCCCTCTCATTGGGTTAAAAGCTGACTCATTTCGTCATCCATTAGACTTGGAAGCTACCACATCTCTCAAGCAAATCCCTGGCTTGGATATGATAGTACGCAATTTACTAGGGCCGATGGCGGAACAGGTTTTTTATGTGGAAAATATTGCTTCTAGTATTTTGGTAGGTGAGAGACAACTACCTGATTTACACAAACTGTTGTTAGAAGCTAGCAAAATTTTAGATATAGAGCCTCCCCAGTTGTATGTGAGACAACATCCGGCTCCCAATGCTTATACTTTTGCTATGCGGGGTAAGCAACCTTTTGTGGTGTTGCACACTTCCTTAATTGATATTCTCACCCCAGCAGAAATTCAAGCAGTGATTGCCCATGAGTTAGGGCATCTCAAATGTGATCATAGTGTTTATTTAACACCAGTCAATTTACTAGTATTAGCAGCAGCTGTAGTTCCTAATGTGGGTACATTTGTTGCTCAAGCTATTCAGACACAACTTTTAGAGTGGGTACGCTGTGCTGAGTTTACTTGCGATCGCGCTGCTTTGCTAGCCACCCAAGACCCCAAAGTTGTCATGTCGGTGTTGATGAAGTTGGCAGGAGGTTCCCCCACCCTCGCACCCCAACTGAATTTAGATGCCTTTATTGCCCAAGCCCGTGCTTACGATGATATTAGTAACACAGAAATTGGGGAAACTCTCAAAGCCGCCCGCACAGCCCAATTAACCCATCCTGTTCCAGTTCTACGCGCACGAGAAATTGATCGTTGGGCAAGTAGTCAAGAATATCAATCCTTATTACAAAATCACGGACAAAAATATACTAGTGAAGTAGCACCAAAGGGCGGCTGGCGGAATTGGTAA
- a CDS encoding dienelactone hydrolase family protein, producing the protein MGSNNLQIEQTEVKISTPDGQMAAFLYKPCEHGQKPAVILLMEAFGLTSHIQDVAARIANEGYIVLTPDLYYRELTNNKFAYEQVEQAMAMMYRLDFGKPVEEDIKAAIAYVKSQPDVSPERIGVTGFCLGGGLSFLAACKFSDEVAAVAPFYGMVLDDWVAAITNITVPVYLFHGGIDPFIPLERVEQIESRFKELGKEYTLKVYPDADHGFFCHERSSYNRLAAEDAWYELMQFFHRHLQKSQ; encoded by the coding sequence GTGGGGAGTAATAACTTGCAAATTGAACAGACAGAGGTAAAAATTTCTACGCCGGATGGACAAATGGCTGCGTTTTTGTATAAACCTTGTGAACATGGACAAAAGCCAGCTGTAATTCTGTTAATGGAAGCATTTGGCTTAACTTCCCACATTCAGGATGTAGCAGCCCGAATTGCCAACGAAGGCTACATAGTTCTCACCCCAGATTTGTACTATCGTGAGTTGACAAACAACAAATTTGCATATGAACAAGTTGAGCAAGCGATGGCGATGATGTATCGCCTTGACTTTGGTAAACCAGTAGAAGAGGATATTAAAGCAGCGATCGCTTATGTAAAGTCACAGCCTGATGTATCTCCAGAACGAATTGGAGTGACTGGATTTTGCTTAGGTGGTGGTTTGTCTTTTCTCGCCGCTTGCAAATTTTCCGACGAAGTTGCGGCGGTAGCTCCCTTCTACGGAATGGTTCTGGATGATTGGGTAGCAGCAATCACAAACATCACAGTACCTGTATACTTATTTCACGGTGGTATCGATCCATTTATTCCGCTTGAACGTGTTGAGCAAATTGAGTCTCGGTTCAAGGAACTTGGCAAGGAATACACATTGAAGGTTTATCCTGATGCTGATCATGGTTTTTTCTGCCATGAGCGTTCTTCCTATAACCGTTTAGCAGCCGAAGACGCATGGTATGAGCTGATGCAATTTTTCCACAGACATTTGCAAAAGTCTCAATAA